The window CGGCGACGCCTTGCTTGAGGGGAGGTCAGAGATTGCCCTCACACAACGAGGTGGACCAGACGTTCGCGAAAGCGTCTGGCAGGTCGGTCTCGATCTCCCGCTCGCCGGCCATTTCCTGGCGTCAACGATGCTGCGTACAACGCTGGAACGTGCCAACGTGCTTGGCGCCCTCGCCGGATAGTTTACTCCGCCGCCTGTTGCGCCACGGTCGGGGCGTCGCCCGCCACCGTCGCGCGGCGCATGTCGCGGGGCTGCGACTGGTCGTAGCGGCGCACGCGGTGCATGGTCTGGCGGTTGTCCCACATCACCAGGTCATGGACAGTCCATTTGTGGACGTAGACGAACTTCGGCTGCGTCGCGTGTTCGTTGAGGTCGCGCAGCAGCACGCGGGCTTCCGGCACCGTCATGCCGACAATGCTGCCGGCGTGCGACGACAGGTACAGCGACTTGCGGCCGTGGGCGGGATGGGTCCGCACCAAGCGCTGCAGCACCGGCTTGAACATCTGCTTCTCTTCGTCGGTGTAGTCGAGGAAGCCGAGCGCGCCGCGTGAGGTCATCAGCGAATGTTCGCAGATCATGTCGTTGATCTCGGCCTTCGTCTCGTCGTCGAGCGCGTCCCAGGCCGCGCGCATGTCGGCGAATTCGGTGTTGCCGCCTTTCGGATTGACGACGCGCGCCGACAGCAATGAAAACTTCGCCGGGATCGGCCGGAACGAGCTGTCGGAATGCCACAGGCAGTTGCCGAGGTTGAACAGGTGCGTGCGGTTGTCCCGCGGCAGCGGCTTGCCGTCCTTGCCTAGGTTGGAGACGTCGTTCACCCCCGTCGTCAGCCGGGCGTCCTGTGCCTTGGTGACGGTGCCGCCGCGGGCGTCTTCGCGCGGGCCGAAATTCAGCGCGAAAGCTAGCTGCTGTTCGTCGGATATGTCCTGCTTCGGAAACACCAGCACCGCATGCTCGTCCATGCCGGCCTCAATCGCCGCGGCTTCCTCGCGGCTGAGCGGCCGGGAGAGATCGACGCCGGTGACTTCGCCGACGAACACCGGATGCAGTTTACGGATGGTCACGGGCATGCGCGTTATTCCTCCGTGTGGAATGGTTGATCCATTCGTGGTGCGGCTTCCGGAGTCCGGACCGCTTGCGAAAAGGCTACGCCGGACGATGCGGATGTCAACATTCGATGAGTGTAGTGCGCTGCAAGATTGACAGTGCTCGTCGCGCTCCGCAGACAACAGGCAAATCAAAAGGAGACCAAGGGATGAACGAACTCGACTTCAGCGGCCAGCAGGTGCTGGTGATCGGCGGCTCCAGTGGCATCGGCAATGGCATCGCGCAAACGTTTCGCAGCAGAGGCGCGCGCGTGCATGTCTGCGGCACCCGCGCCAAGGCGGCGGACTACACGATCGACGAAGGTTCGGATCTGACGGGGCTCGACTACAGTTCGCTCGATGTCAGCAGCGCGGCTGCGATCGAGGCGTTTCAGCCGAAGCTCGAGCGGCTCGATGTGCTGGTGTTGGCGCAGGGCGCCGTGATCTATCGCCGCGGCGAATTCGAGATGGAAGGCTTTCGCCAGGTGATGGAAGTCAACCTGATCAGCCTGATGGCCTGCGCGACGAAGTTTCATCCGCTGCTGAAGCAGGCTGCCGGGCGGCTGATCATCGTCAGCTCGACCGCGGCCTATCACGCCACCAAGGGCAATCCGGCCTACAACGCCTCGAAGACCGGCGCGGTGGGCCTGACGCGGACGCTGGCGCAGGCCTGGGCGGAGGACGGCATTCGCGTCAACGGCATCGCGCCGGGGCTGGTCGACACCAAGATGACCAAAGTGACCACCGCCAATCCGAAGCGGCTGGAAGGCGCGGTCG is drawn from Nitrobacteraceae bacterium AZCC 2146 and contains these coding sequences:
- a CDS encoding alpha-ketoglutarate-dependent 2,4-dichlorophenoxyacetate dioxygenase (product_source=KO:K06912; cath_funfam=3.60.130.10; cog=COG2175; ko=KO:K06912; pfam=PF02668; superfamily=51197), yielding MPVTIRKLHPVFVGEVTGVDLSRPLSREEAAAIEAGMDEHAVLVFPKQDISDEQQLAFALNFGPREDARGGTVTKAQDARLTTGVNDVSNLGKDGKPLPRDNRTHLFNLGNCLWHSDSSFRPIPAKFSLLSARVVNPKGGNTEFADMRAAWDALDDETKAEINDMICEHSLMTSRGALGFLDYTDEEKQMFKPVLQRLVRTHPAHGRKSLYLSSHAGSIVGMTVPEARVLLRDLNEHATQPKFVYVHKWTVHDLVMWDNRQTMHRVRRYDQSQPRDMRRATVAGDAPTVAQQAAE
- a CDS encoding 3-oxoacyl-[acyl-carrier protein] reductase (product_source=KO:K00059; cath_funfam=3.40.50.720; cog=COG1028; ko=KO:K00059; pfam=PF13561; superfamily=51735), which codes for MNELDFSGQQVLVIGGSSGIGNGIAQTFRSRGARVHVCGTRAKAADYTIDEGSDLTGLDYSSLDVSSAAAIEAFQPKLERLDVLVLAQGAVIYRRGEFEMEGFRQVMEVNLISLMACATKFHPLLKQAAGRLIIVSSTAAYHATKGNPAYNASKTGAVGLTRTLAQAWAEDGIRVNGIAPGLVDTKMTKVTTANPKRLEGAVARIPLQRLGTPADMAGAALFLASPLSAYVCGHTLVVDGGLIL